The Mailhella massiliensis genome segment TGCTAGGTTCAGGACTCATTAAATATAAAAGATGACAATGGCAGCGAGACAAATGGCCGAAAAGAACGTGTGTGCACAACGGTCATAACGCATGGCTATTCTGCGCCAATCCTTGAGTCGGCCAAACATGATTTCTATCTTGTGCCGCTGCTTATAAACCTCCTTGTCATAGACCACCGGAGTTTTTCGGCTGTGTCTGCCGGGAATGCACGGCGTGATTCCTTTACGGGACAAGGCATGACGAAACCAGT includes the following:
- a CDS encoding IS5/IS1182 family transposase; amino-acid sequence: WFRHALSRKGITPCIPGRHSRKTPVVYDKEVYKQRHKIEIMFGRLKDWRRIAMRYDRCAHTFFSAICLAAIVIFYI